A section of the Haliaeetus albicilla chromosome 6, bHalAlb1.1, whole genome shotgun sequence genome encodes:
- the XK gene encoding endoplasmic reticulum membrane adapter protein XK, protein MKFPGSVLVSLVLFVAETAAALCLSGAYRSAGDRMWQWLTLLFALLPCALVQLSLVFIHRDVSRDRPLVLLLHLLQLGPLVRCVEVFYIYFHAGRVEEPYVSITKKRQMPKDGYSEEIEKEVGQAEGKLCTHRSAFSRASVIQAFLGSAPQLTLQLYICVLQQEITAARSVFMVLSLLSIVYGALRCNILAIKIKYDDYDVSVKPAAYLCIFMWRSFEIATRVTVLVLFSSVLQIWTLPVVLVNFFGFFFYPWILFWQSKSPFPENIEKALSRVGTTIVLCLLTFLYAGINMFCWSAVQVKLNDPDLINKSQNWYRLTVYYMLRFIENAFLLLMWYIYKTDIYLYVCAPLLVLQLLIGYCMAVLFMLVFYQFCHPCKKLFSSSVSEGLLSCFKFLCFICKPPKSTILTDKAEVKSENTDEARSSSKTIDSQKGNPHQSVSSNA, encoded by the exons ATGAAATTCCCGGGCTCCGTCCTCGTCTCCCTCGTCCTCTTCGTGGCCGAGACGGCGGCCGCGCTGTGCCTGAGCGGGGCGTACCGCTCGGCGGGGGACCGCATGTGGCAGTGGCTGACGCTGCTCTTCGCCCTCCTGCCCTGCGCGCTGGTGCAGCTCAGCCTGGTCTTCATCCACCGCGACGTCAGCCGCGACCGCccgctggtgctgctgctgcacctccTGCAGCTGGGGCCCCTCGTCAG GTGTGTGGAAGTCTTTTACATTTACTTCCATGCTGGCAGAGTTGAAGAGCCCTATGTCAGTATCACGAAGAAGAGGCAGATGCCCAAGGATGGGTACTCGGAAGAAATTGAGAAGGAAGTGGGCCAGGCTGAAGGCAAGCTGTGTACACACAGATCCGCGTTCAGTAGGGCGTCTGTGATCCAGGCGTTCCTCGGCTCGGCACCCCAGCTCACGCTCCAGCTTTACATCTGTGTCCTGCAGCAGGAGATCACGGCTGCCAGAA GTGTTTTTATGGTCCTTTCTCTCCTGTCAATTGTATATGGCGCCTTACGCTGTAATATCCTGGCTATTAAGATTAAGTATGATGATTATGATGTCAGCGTGAAACCAGCTGCCTACCTCTGCATTTTCATGTGGAGAAGCTTTGAGATTGCTACACGGGTTACAGTGTTGGTCCTTTTCAGTTCAGTCCTTCAAATCTGGACTCTCCCTGTTGTGCTAGtgaatttctttggttttttcttctacCCATGGATTCTCTTCTGGCAAAGCAAGTCCCCATTTCCCGAGAACATAGAGAAGGCATTGAGCAGGGTCGGCACTACCATCGTCTTGTGCCTTCTCACCTTCCTGTATGCTGGCATTAACATGTTCTGCTGGTCGGCAGTGCAAGTGAAGCTCAATGATCCTGActtaattaacaaatcccaaaATTGGTACCGACTGACTGTGTATTACATGCTGCGATTCATCGAGAATGCGTTCCTCCTGCTGATGTGGTACATCTATAAAACCGACATCTACCTGTATGTCTGCGCCCCATTGTTGGTCTTGCAGCTCCTGATAGGTTACTGCATGGCTGTCCTCTTCATGTTGGTGTTCTACCAGTTCTGCCACCCGTGCAAAAAGCTTTTCTCATCCAGCGTTTCCGAAGGTTTGCTGTCCTGTTTCAAGTTCCTCTGCTTTATTTGCAAGCCTCCCAAATCCACCATACTGACAGACAAGGCAGAGGTGAAATCTGAAAATACTGATGAAGCACGGAGCAGTAGCAAGACAATAGATTCTCAAAAGGGGAATCCTCATCAAAGTGTTTCTTCCAATGCCTAG